A window of the Falco biarmicus isolate bFalBia1 chromosome 10, bFalBia1.pri, whole genome shotgun sequence genome harbors these coding sequences:
- the LOC130156116 gene encoding oxidative stress-responsive serine-rich protein 1-like, producing the protein MKTEAKDGEEESLQTAFKKLRVDTAGSTASLSVGEGTGPRALVRAVADENKPKNACTSKETWHGSMKKPSRGVVRTQRRRRSKSPILHPPRFIHCSTKSHSTCNQLVHKSQAAAQDESSGFGMPVPKEACAHERCSIAPDIGQKGADAESLGASVTQLVSENRQENSPAAVSVASKASLKTTELSDFQSVSKLNMNKPCACADKACQCKRWQDMEVYKFSGLQNTLPLAPDRRTVSEDHSQVLPSRTPSSSPRSCSEQARAFVDDVTIEDLSGYVEYYLYIPKKMSHMAEMMYT; encoded by the exons atgaaaacagaagctaAGGATGGAGAAGAGGAAAGCCTGCAGACAGCATTCAAAAAGCTAAGAGTTGACACAGCTGG GTCTACTGCTTCTCTCTCTGTGGGTGAAGGGACAGGTCCAAGAGCACTAGTTAGAGCAGTGGCAGATGAAAACAAACCGAAGAATGCGTGTACTTCTAAGGAAACCTGGCATGG GTCTATGAAGAAGCCATCAAGAGGAGTTGTGAGAACCCAGCGTCGCAGGCGTTCCAAGTCTCCAATTCTTCATCCTCCAAGGTTTATCCATTGCAGCACAAAATCACATTCCACGTGCAACCAGCTAGTCCACaagagccaggctgctgcccaggaTGAGAGCAGTGGGTTTGGGATGCCGGTCCCAAAGGAAGCTTGTGCACACGAACGATGCAGTATTGCTCCTGATATTGGCCAGAAGGGAGCTGATGCTGAGTCTTTGGGAGCTTCTGTTACACAGTTGGTGTCAGAGAACAGACAGGAGAactctccagctgctgtttccGTAGCATCCAAAGCAAGCCTAAAGACCACGGAGCTTTCTGACTTTCAGTCTGTGTCCAAGCTGAACATGAATAAGCCGTGTGCATGTGCAGATAAAGCCTGTCAGTGTAAACGGTGGCAAGATATGGAAGTGTACAAATTCTCTGGCTTGCAGAACACTCTCCCATTGGCACCTGATAGAAGAACAGTTTCTGAGGATCACTCCCAGGTGTTGCCATCAAGAACTCCCTCAAGTTCTCCACGCTCTTGCTCTGAGCAAGCCAGGGCCTTTGTGGATGATGTGACTATTGAAGATCTTTCAGGATACGTGGAATATTACTTGTATATTCCAAAGAAGATGTCTCACATGGCAGAAATGATGTACACCTGA